A single region of the Pseudomonas solani genome encodes:
- a CDS encoding hotdog fold domain-containing protein, with translation MSQMLQMFQQAGAAQFSAMIGQVAPYFASIAPQFVELRAGYAEITFPKRREVLNHIGTVHAIALCNAAELVAGTMTDASIPAGTRWIPRGMTVEYLAKASGDVRAVADGSAVDWSVLGDIKVPVMAYVGDTAVLRAEITMYLSKA, from the coding sequence ATGAGCCAGATGTTGCAGATGTTCCAGCAAGCCGGTGCGGCGCAGTTCAGCGCCATGATCGGCCAGGTCGCCCCCTACTTCGCCAGCATCGCCCCGCAGTTCGTCGAACTGCGTGCCGGCTACGCCGAAATCACCTTTCCCAAGCGCCGCGAGGTGCTCAACCACATCGGCACCGTGCACGCCATCGCCCTGTGCAACGCCGCCGAGTTGGTGGCCGGCACCATGACCGACGCCTCCATCCCCGCCGGCACCCGCTGGATTCCCCGTGGCATGACGGTGGAGTACCTGGCCAAGGCCAGCGGCGACGTGCGCGCGGTGGCCGATGGCAGCGCGGTGGACTGGTCCGTCCTGGGCGACATCAAGGTGCCGGTGATGGCCTATGTCGGTGACACCGCCGTACTGCGCGCCGAGATCACCATGTACCTGAGCAAGGCTTGA
- the sohB gene encoding protease SohB, with protein MEFLADYASFLVKTITLVVAILVVLVAVAAVRGRGRRAGGGQLVVTKLNDFYKGLRERLEHSLLDKDRIKALRKDEAKAAKAAKKAGEQKPRVFVLDFDGDIKASAAEQMRHEITALLTLATPADEVVLRLESGGGMVHSYGLASSQLARIRQAGIPLTVCVDKVAASGGYMMACIGDKVLSAPFAILGSIGVVAQLPNVHRLLKKHDVDFEVLTAGEYKRTLTVFGENTEKGREKFQEDLETTHDLFKNFVARYRPQLAIDEVATGEIWLGMAALDKQLVDELKTSDEYLGERAREADLFLLNFVEKKSLQERFGLAASAAVDRVLLNWWGRLSQQRFWQ; from the coding sequence GTGGAGTTCTTAGCCGATTACGCGAGCTTTCTCGTCAAGACGATAACGCTGGTGGTGGCCATCCTGGTCGTCCTGGTGGCGGTGGCCGCGGTGCGCGGGCGGGGACGGCGCGCCGGTGGCGGCCAGTTGGTGGTGACCAAGCTCAACGACTTCTATAAAGGCCTGCGCGAGCGCCTGGAGCACTCGCTGCTGGACAAGGACCGCATCAAGGCCCTGCGCAAGGACGAGGCCAAGGCCGCCAAGGCGGCGAAGAAGGCCGGCGAGCAGAAGCCCCGGGTCTTCGTCCTCGACTTCGACGGCGACATCAAGGCCTCGGCCGCCGAGCAGATGCGCCACGAGATCACCGCATTGCTGACCCTGGCCACCCCGGCCGATGAGGTGGTGCTGCGCCTGGAAAGCGGCGGCGGCATGGTCCACAGCTACGGCCTGGCCTCCTCGCAGCTGGCGCGTATCCGCCAGGCGGGCATCCCGCTGACCGTGTGCGTCGACAAGGTCGCCGCCAGCGGCGGCTACATGATGGCCTGCATCGGCGACAAGGTGCTCTCCGCGCCCTTCGCCATCCTCGGTTCCATCGGCGTGGTGGCGCAGCTGCCCAACGTGCACCGCCTGCTGAAGAAGCACGACGTGGACTTCGAGGTGCTCACCGCCGGCGAGTACAAGCGCACCCTCACCGTGTTCGGCGAGAACACCGAGAAGGGCCGGGAGAAGTTCCAGGAAGACCTGGAGACCACCCACGACCTGTTCAAGAACTTCGTCGCCCGCTACCGCCCACAACTGGCCATCGATGAAGTGGCCACCGGCGAGATCTGGCTGGGCATGGCCGCGCTGGACAAGCAACTGGTGGACGAGCTGAAGACCAGCGACGAATACCTCGGCGAGCGTGCCCGCGAGGCCGACCTGTTCCTGCTCAACTTCGTCGAGAAGAAGAGCCTGCAGGAGCGCTTCGGCCTGGCCGCCAGCGCGGCCGTCGACCGGGTGCTGCTGAATTGGTGGGGTCGCCTTAGCCAACAGCGCTTCTGGCAGTGA
- a CDS encoding histidine phosphatase family protein, which produces MGSIYLIRHGQASFGADNYDVLSSVGVRQAEVLGDHLASLGLRLDRCVAGSLQRQQHTAEAALSRFRAVGLDAPAVDTDPAFNEFDADAVIRALLPSLLEQEPEALHIMRNAPQNRAEFQRLFSKLVLRWVAGDYDNAELQSWQAFHDQVAGGLERVLQHAESKQNIAVFTSGGTITALLHHVAGVPADRAFELNWQIVNTSLSRLKFRGSEVALASFNSHVHLELLKAPELITYR; this is translated from the coding sequence GTGGGCAGCATCTACCTGATCCGACATGGCCAGGCTTCATTCGGCGCCGATAACTACGACGTGCTTTCCAGCGTCGGAGTTCGCCAGGCCGAAGTACTGGGCGATCACCTCGCGAGCCTCGGCCTGCGCCTCGATCGTTGCGTCGCGGGCAGCCTGCAACGCCAGCAGCACACCGCCGAAGCCGCCCTGTCGCGCTTCCGCGCCGTCGGCCTGGACGCCCCCGCCGTGGACACCGACCCGGCCTTCAACGAATTCGATGCGGACGCCGTGATCCGCGCGCTGCTGCCCAGCCTGCTGGAGCAGGAGCCCGAAGCCCTGCACATCATGCGCAACGCCCCGCAGAACCGCGCCGAGTTCCAGCGCCTGTTCTCCAAGCTGGTGCTGCGCTGGGTGGCCGGCGACTACGACAACGCCGAACTGCAGAGCTGGCAAGCCTTCCACGACCAGGTCGCGGGCGGGCTGGAGCGCGTGCTGCAACACGCCGAAAGCAAACAGAACATCGCGGTCTTCACCTCCGGCGGTACCATCACCGCCCTGCTCCACCATGTGGCCGGCGTGCCGGCGGACCGCGCATTCGAACTCAACTGGCAGATCGTCAATACTTCGCTCTCACGCCTGAAGTTCCGCGGCAGCGAAGTGGCGCTAGCTTCCTTCAACAGTCATGTGCATCTGGAACTGTTGAAGGCGCCGGAGCTCATCACCTATCGATGA
- a CDS encoding SCP2 sterol-binding domain-containing protein, with the protein MTTVADIVKNMQSKFNAGAAAGLDLVFQFNIEDGDNHYLVVKDGTCDVQQGDAPNPNVTLIMSTETLVGIMTGETDGMQAFMGGKLRAEGDMMLAMKLGELFPV; encoded by the coding sequence ATGACCACAGTTGCTGACATCGTCAAAAACATGCAGTCCAAGTTCAACGCCGGTGCCGCCGCTGGCCTGGACCTGGTATTCCAGTTCAACATCGAAGATGGCGACAACCACTACCTGGTCGTCAAGGACGGCACCTGCGACGTACAGCAAGGTGATGCCCCGAACCCGAACGTCACCCTGATCATGTCCACCGAAACCCTGGTTGGCATCATGACCGGCGAAACCGACGGCATGCAGGCCTTCATGGGCGGCAAACTGCGCGCCGAAGGCGACATGATGCTCGCCATGAAGCTCGGCGAGCTCTTCCCGGTCTAA
- a CDS encoding phosphotransferase family protein, translating into MTLTDQSTRIREGEELDAAAIDPYLKANIPGLTGTPRISQFPGGASNLTYLLEYPEREFVLRRPPFGHKAKSAHDMGREFRILNQLNDGFPYCPKAYVHCTDESVIGAEFYVMDRVKGVILRADVPAELGLDEAKTRALCKSFIDKFVELHNVDYNACGLGDLGKPEGYVQRQISGWSDRYEKALTPDAPTWEPVKAWLREKMPADHHKPAIVHNDYRFDNVILDPANSMNIIGVLDWELTTIGDPLMDLGNTLAYWIEAADPAPVQLMRRQPSHLPGMLSRQEFADYYAERAGLPPITNLDFYYTYGLFRLAGIVQQIYYRFFHGQTQDKRFAQFIHMNKLLEQMSLQVIGKSRL; encoded by the coding sequence ATGACGCTTACTGATCAGTCCACCCGCATCCGCGAAGGCGAAGAGCTCGACGCCGCGGCCATCGATCCTTACCTCAAGGCCAACATCCCCGGCCTGACCGGTACGCCGCGCATCAGCCAGTTTCCCGGTGGTGCCTCGAACCTGACCTACCTGCTGGAATACCCGGAGCGCGAGTTCGTCCTGCGTCGCCCGCCCTTCGGCCACAAGGCCAAGTCCGCCCATGACATGGGCCGCGAGTTCCGCATCCTCAACCAGCTCAACGACGGCTTCCCCTACTGCCCGAAAGCCTATGTGCACTGCACCGACGAGTCGGTGATCGGCGCCGAGTTCTACGTGATGGACCGGGTCAAGGGCGTGATCCTGCGGGCCGACGTACCGGCCGAGCTGGGCCTCGACGAAGCCAAGACCCGCGCGCTGTGCAAGAGCTTCATCGACAAGTTCGTCGAGCTGCACAACGTCGACTACAACGCCTGCGGCCTGGGTGACCTGGGCAAGCCGGAAGGCTACGTGCAGCGCCAGATCTCCGGCTGGAGCGACCGCTACGAGAAAGCCCTGACCCCCGACGCCCCCACCTGGGAGCCGGTCAAGGCCTGGCTGCGCGAGAAGATGCCCGCCGACCACCACAAGCCGGCGATCGTGCACAACGACTACCGCTTCGACAACGTGATCCTCGACCCGGCCAACTCGATGAACATCATCGGCGTGCTCGACTGGGAGCTGACCACCATCGGCGACCCGCTGATGGACCTGGGCAACACCCTCGCCTACTGGATCGAAGCCGCCGACCCGGCCCCGGTGCAACTGATGCGCCGCCAGCCCAGCCACCTGCCGGGCATGCTCAGCCGCCAGGAGTTCGCCGACTACTACGCCGAGCGCGCCGGCCTGCCGCCGATCACCAACCTCGACTTCTACTACACCTACGGCCTGTTCCGCCTGGCCGGCATCGTGCAGCAAATCTACTACCGCTTCTTCCACGGCCAGACCCAGGACAAGCGCTTCGCACAGTTCATCCACATGAACAAGCTGCTGGAGCAGATGAGCCTGCAGGTCATCGGCAAATCACGGCTGTAA
- a CDS encoding SDR family oxidoreductase produces the protein MSKTHLFDLDGKIAFVSGASRGIGEAIAKLLAQQGAHVIVSSRKIDGCQAVADAIVAEGGKATAIACHIGEMEQIQSVFAQIREQFGRLDILVNNAATNPQFCNVLDTDLSAFQKTVDVNIRGYYFMSIEGGKLMKQNGGGSIINVASINGVSPGEFQGIYSVTKAAVISMTKVFAKECAQFGIRCNALLPGLTDTKFASALTKNDAILNVALQRIPLKRVADPSEMAGTVLYLASDASSYTTGVALNVDGGFLS, from the coding sequence ATGTCCAAGACCCACCTGTTCGACCTCGACGGCAAGATCGCCTTCGTATCCGGCGCCAGCCGTGGCATCGGCGAGGCCATCGCCAAGCTGCTGGCCCAGCAGGGCGCCCACGTGATCGTCTCCAGCCGCAAGATCGACGGCTGCCAGGCCGTCGCCGACGCCATTGTCGCCGAGGGTGGCAAGGCCACCGCCATCGCCTGCCACATCGGCGAGATGGAGCAGATCCAGAGCGTCTTCGCGCAGATCCGCGAGCAGTTCGGCCGCCTCGACATCCTGGTCAACAACGCCGCCACCAACCCGCAGTTCTGCAACGTGCTGGACACCGACCTGTCGGCCTTCCAGAAGACCGTCGACGTGAACATCCGCGGCTACTACTTCATGTCCATCGAAGGCGGCAAGCTGATGAAGCAGAACGGCGGTGGCAGCATCATCAACGTCGCCTCCATCAACGGCGTCTCCCCGGGCGAGTTCCAGGGCATCTACTCGGTGACCAAGGCTGCCGTGATCAGCATGACCAAGGTCTTCGCCAAGGAATGCGCGCAGTTCGGCATCCGCTGCAACGCCCTGCTGCCGGGCCTGACCGACACCAAGTTCGCCTCGGCCCTGACCAAGAACGACGCCATCCTCAACGTCGCCCTGCAGCGCATTCCGCTGAAGCGCGTGGCTGACCCGAGCGAAATGGCCGGCACCGTGCTCTACCTCGCCAGCGACGCCTCCAGCTACACCACCGGCGTGGCGCTGAACGTGGACGGCGGCTTCCTCTCCTGA
- a CDS encoding TSUP family transporter has translation MPFPLDFAVDPVTLLVLAAVAFLAGFIDAIAGGGGLLTIPALLTAGLPPHLVLGTNKLCATFGSATASYTFYRRKLFEPAKWRSALIATALGAAIGAVIAHWLPAHWLNQMLPAVVFGCGLYLLFGKVPDAQHAVDAPIPRGRQWPQGLGLGFYDGVAGPGTGAFWTVSSLLMYPLDLVRASGVARTMNFVSNGVALAVFVVGGQVAWLLGICMGIALMAGAFLGARTAISGGAKFIRPVFICVVLALTARLAWQHWF, from the coding sequence ATGCCCTTCCCTCTCGACTTCGCCGTCGACCCCGTCACCCTTCTGGTGCTGGCGGCGGTCGCGTTCCTCGCCGGTTTCATCGACGCCATCGCCGGCGGTGGCGGCCTGCTGACCATCCCCGCCCTGCTCACCGCCGGGCTGCCGCCGCACCTGGTACTGGGCACCAACAAGCTGTGCGCCACCTTCGGCTCGGCCACCGCCAGCTATACCTTCTACCGACGCAAGCTGTTCGAGCCGGCCAAGTGGCGCAGCGCGCTGATCGCCACCGCCCTGGGCGCGGCCATAGGCGCGGTGATCGCCCACTGGCTGCCGGCCCACTGGCTGAACCAGATGCTTCCCGCCGTGGTGTTCGGCTGCGGCCTGTACCTGCTGTTCGGCAAGGTGCCGGACGCCCAGCACGCCGTCGACGCGCCCATTCCCCGTGGCCGCCAATGGCCCCAGGGATTGGGCCTGGGCTTCTACGATGGCGTCGCCGGCCCCGGCACCGGCGCCTTCTGGACCGTCAGCAGCCTGCTGATGTACCCCCTCGACCTGGTGCGTGCCAGCGGTGTGGCGCGGACGATGAACTTCGTCAGCAACGGCGTCGCCCTTGCGGTTTTCGTGGTGGGTGGCCAGGTGGCCTGGCTGCTGGGCATCTGCATGGGCATCGCGCTGATGGCGGGCGCCTTCCTCGGCGCACGCACGGCCATCAGCGGCGGGGCGAAGTTCATCCGCCCGGTGTTCATCTGCGTGGTGTTGGCGCTGACCGCGCGGCTAGCCTGGCAGCACTGGTTCTGA
- the nudC gene encoding NAD(+) diphosphatase, whose product MATERWQPSLLDASRAGGWALAHCRQQFLADGNGVLFPREWLKRQDLPILSEHGIGHFDGDEIYLLELASTADVPGSAWVGLRQLMMQGDPDTFRMLGFATQIGTWADQQRFCGSCGARMRQVAGERAMHCESCGVHHYPRLSPSMIVLVTRGDELLLARSPRFVSGVYSTLAGFVEPGESVEQCVAREVREEVGVEIAMPQYIASQNWPFPHSLMLGFHAEYVSGDIVPQPGEIEDAQWFSIHDLPPLPASKSIARYLIDLYLARRLGHSEPVLPG is encoded by the coding sequence ATGGCCACCGAACGCTGGCAGCCCAGCTTGCTCGATGCTAGCCGCGCCGGTGGCTGGGCCCTGGCCCACTGCCGCCAGCAGTTCCTGGCCGACGGCAATGGCGTGCTGTTCCCCCGGGAATGGCTGAAGCGCCAGGACCTGCCGATCCTCTCCGAACACGGCATCGGCCACTTCGATGGCGATGAAATCTACCTGCTGGAACTGGCGAGCACCGCCGATGTGCCCGGCAGCGCCTGGGTCGGCCTGCGCCAGTTGATGATGCAGGGCGACCCGGACACTTTCCGCATGCTCGGCTTCGCCACCCAGATCGGCACCTGGGCCGACCAGCAACGCTTCTGCGGCAGCTGTGGCGCGCGCATGCGCCAGGTCGCCGGTGAGCGGGCCATGCACTGCGAAAGCTGCGGCGTGCACCATTACCCACGCCTGTCGCCGAGCATGATCGTGCTGGTGACCCGTGGTGACGAGCTGCTGCTGGCGCGCTCGCCGCGCTTCGTCAGCGGCGTCTACAGCACCCTGGCCGGCTTCGTCGAGCCGGGCGAGTCGGTGGAGCAGTGCGTGGCGCGCGAAGTGCGCGAGGAAGTCGGCGTGGAAATCGCCATGCCGCAGTACATCGCCAGCCAGAACTGGCCCTTCCCCCATTCGCTGATGCTCGGCTTCCACGCCGAATACGTCAGCGGCGATATCGTCCCGCAGCCGGGCGAGATCGAGGACGCCCAGTGGTTCTCCATCCACGACCTGCCGCCGCTGCCGGCGAGCAAGTCCATCGCGCGCTACCTGATCGACCTCTACCTGGCGCGCCGCCTGGGTCACTCAGAACCAGTGCTGCCAGGCTAG
- a CDS encoding crotonase/enoyl-CoA hydratase family protein, producing the protein MSDYKAFRVELTDKIAHVEINRPEKINAMNADFWTEIIDIFRWIDETDEVRVVVLSGAGKHFSSGIDLMLLASVGTQLGKDVGRNAQTLRRKILELQASFNAVDNCSKPVLAAIQGYCLGGAIDLISACDMRYATPDAQFSIKEIDIGMAADVGTLQRLPRIIGDGMMRELAFTGRTIDGEEARAIGLVNRTYADRDALLEGVFALAREIAAKSPVAVRGTKEMIRYMRDHRVDDGLEYIATWNAAMLQSADLRVAMAAHMNKQKPEFAD; encoded by the coding sequence GTGTCCGACTACAAAGCTTTTCGTGTAGAACTGACAGACAAGATTGCCCACGTCGAGATCAATCGCCCCGAAAAGATCAACGCGATGAACGCCGATTTCTGGACGGAAATCATCGATATCTTCCGTTGGATCGACGAAACCGACGAAGTCCGCGTGGTGGTGCTGTCCGGCGCCGGCAAGCACTTCTCCTCGGGCATCGACCTCATGCTGCTGGCCTCGGTCGGCACCCAGCTGGGCAAGGACGTGGGCCGCAACGCCCAGACCCTGCGCCGCAAGATCCTCGAGCTGCAGGCCTCGTTCAATGCCGTGGACAACTGCAGCAAGCCGGTGCTCGCCGCCATCCAGGGCTACTGCCTGGGCGGTGCCATCGACCTGATCTCCGCCTGCGACATGCGTTACGCCACCCCCGATGCGCAGTTCTCCATCAAGGAGATCGACATCGGCATGGCCGCTGACGTCGGCACCCTGCAACGCCTGCCGCGCATCATCGGCGACGGCATGATGCGTGAGCTGGCCTTCACCGGTCGTACCATCGATGGCGAGGAAGCCCGCGCCATCGGCCTGGTCAACCGCACCTACGCCGACCGCGATGCGCTGCTGGAAGGCGTCTTCGCCCTGGCGCGCGAGATCGCCGCCAAGTCGCCGGTCGCCGTGCGCGGTACCAAGGAAATGATTCGCTACATGCGCGACCACCGCGTGGACGATGGCCTGGAATACATCGCCACCTGGAACGCAGCGATGCTGCAGTCCGCCGACCTGCGTGTGGCCATGGCCGCCCATATGAACAAACAAAAGCCGGAATTCGCCGACTGA
- a CDS encoding amino acid permease yields the protein MSEQKPAGRSGTMGFWTCTALVVGNMIGSGVFLLPSSLAAYGGLSLFGWLISSTGAVILALTFARLARLNPAAGGPYAYTRDGFGAFAGYLCAWTYWKAAWIGNAAISVTLVGYLQVFFPALRDPVLTVTTAIGAIWLCTLINLRGIGAFGLAQNILTALKLIPLLLVGILGWFSFHPEYLRIPEVSELPSGSGGYAKAIATTAALTLWSFIGLESATVPADHVRDPKRTIPRATVFGTLVAAAVYILSITAVQGVLPPEVLMRSTAPFADAARVLIGDWGYHLVAAGAVIACLGALNGWVLLQGQIPMATARDGLLPESLAKTNKYDVPANGLLISGVLVTALVLVDGRGDLVDVFNVIILLGTMTGVVPYAFCTAALLQQLAVQPGDFSARERGRLVAIGVLGFIYSIWALYGTGEQAIFWGFLVLMAGIPLYTWRQWRNRVHRDALATRL from the coding sequence ATGAGCGAGCAGAAACCGGCGGGCAGGTCCGGCACCATGGGGTTCTGGACCTGCACCGCGCTGGTGGTGGGCAACATGATCGGCTCGGGGGTCTTCCTGCTGCCCTCCAGCCTCGCCGCCTATGGCGGGCTGAGCCTGTTCGGCTGGCTCATCTCCAGCACCGGGGCGGTGATCCTGGCGTTGACCTTCGCCCGCCTGGCCCGGCTCAACCCCGCAGCCGGCGGGCCCTACGCCTATACCCGTGACGGCTTCGGCGCCTTCGCCGGCTACCTCTGCGCCTGGACCTACTGGAAGGCTGCGTGGATCGGCAACGCCGCCATCTCGGTGACCCTGGTGGGTTACCTGCAGGTGTTCTTCCCCGCCCTGCGCGACCCGGTGCTGACGGTGACCACCGCCATCGGCGCCATCTGGTTGTGCACCCTGATCAACCTGCGTGGCATCGGCGCCTTCGGCCTGGCGCAGAACATCCTCACCGCCCTCAAGCTGATCCCGCTGCTGCTGGTGGGCATCCTCGGCTGGTTCTCCTTCCACCCGGAATACTTGCGCATCCCCGAGGTCAGTGAGCTGCCCTCGGGCTCCGGCGGCTACGCCAAGGCCATCGCCACCACCGCGGCGCTCACCCTCTGGTCCTTCATCGGCCTGGAGTCGGCGACCGTGCCGGCGGACCACGTGCGCGACCCCAAGCGCACCATTCCCCGCGCCACGGTGTTCGGCACCTTGGTCGCCGCCGCCGTCTACATCCTCTCCATTACGGCGGTGCAGGGCGTGCTGCCGCCCGAGGTGCTGATGCGCTCCACCGCGCCCTTCGCCGATGCGGCGCGGGTGCTCATCGGCGACTGGGGCTACCACCTGGTGGCTGCTGGCGCGGTGATCGCCTGCCTGGGCGCGCTCAACGGCTGGGTGCTGCTGCAGGGGCAGATCCCCATGGCCACCGCACGCGACGGGCTGCTGCCCGAATCCCTGGCCAAGACCAACAAATACGATGTGCCGGCCAACGGCCTGCTGATTTCCGGCGTCCTGGTCACCGCGCTGGTGCTGGTGGACGGGCGTGGCGACCTGGTGGACGTGTTCAACGTGATCATCCTGCTCGGCACCATGACCGGCGTCGTGCCCTACGCCTTCTGCACCGCTGCGTTGCTGCAGCAGCTGGCGGTGCAGCCGGGGGATTTCTCCGCGCGCGAACGCGGCCGGCTGGTGGCCATCGGCGTGCTCGGCTTCATCTACTCGATCTGGGCGCTGTACGGCACCGGCGAGCAGGCGATCTTCTGGGGCTTCCTCGTGCTCATGGCCGGCATCCCGCTCTACACCTGGCGGCAATGGCGCAACCGGGTGCACCGTGATGCCCTGGCCACGCGCCTCTGA